taattaacaaaGCGTACCGATCCTGCATTTCAAAGCACCAGAGCTAGAGGTAAGCATACCTACAAGGGAAGATGATTTAGCAGCCAAACTAGAGGCTCTGGCGTAATTTGCAGAAGCTCCAGCTCCAGATGAAGTGAAGTAGGCACCATTGAGCATTAAGTCTCCTTGGGATCTCCAGTTCCAATCGTTCCATTCTCTTTTCCCTGCATTAACCCGTTTCGTCACCTGCcagaaaaatattcaaatcagTCATTATGTTGATTAGAGTTACCAAATTATATCTTCTAGCTTAGAGTTACATGCATCTTTAAAATCCTGGTTAACTAGAAACCGGTTTTATCAAATACCTCCTTAGCAAACCGGTTTCCCGGGGCTAGGAACCGGTTTCCTTGACTATTGATGGTAGGGTTAGCACTTCCACCAATTGCATACATTTCCCAATGTGTGTAATCGTTGTTTACTACGTGGAAGTATCCATGCCTGCACCTGAAACAACACCAAACATACCAAACTCTAAAACATTTGTAATCTGAATAGTATTTGACcataggaaaaaagaaaaaaaaaaaaaaaaaccccaagaaAATGTAAGAAACTTAGATGAAAAACCTTGGCATCCTCTGTATAAGACCCTCTCCAAAATGGTTGTATGCAATGGTTACTTGCATCATTTTGTCTCTTGTGTAGGAATCGGTATGCCCCAACAAAATAGCCTGCATTATCATCTATATATTGTCAGCTTTTGAAGATAAGgctaagaaataaaaaaatacccTACATGTTACATTGTTACTTGAATTTTACGTTCCCTTTTGtgctaataattttataaacccGAATTATCAGTTTCCGACTTTTACATAGAAATGCATTCCTAACTTCTGCACCGATACTGATAACACCTAAATCATTACCACTCATAACTTCTGGCACCTAGCGATACTAATATCTTTTGATATATAACCTAACTTGTCCGCAAATCTTGGTAAAAATAAACTACTAGAATCAAGGAAAAATATCTAACCTCGTTGTGGTGAGTCATATAATTATTAGAGATGGTAATAGCAGTAGATCCCATAATTGCGTCGATCAATCCGTCCGCACAATTAGAAAAAGAATTATGATCAATCCAAATATGACTCGATCCAAAAATCGAGATCCCATCACCATCAGCCATCGTTCTCCAACCGTAGTGACTCTCCGAACTCCGAACCATAGCGTTACCAGTTCGCTTACAATCGTGAATATTAATCCCATGGATGAT
The sequence above is a segment of the Camelina sativa cultivar DH55 chromosome 10, Cs, whole genome shotgun sequence genome. Coding sequences within it:
- the LOC104719142 gene encoding putative pectate lyase 14 isoform X2 — its product is MQMHVKTQGNRNMTAQEIHQRRISDLSNGEWHEHAVKDPDEIAAMVDMSIRNSTYRRKLGFFSCSTGNPIDDCWRCDKKWHRQRKRLAGCAIGFGRNAVGGRDGRYYIVTDPSDHDPVNPKPGTLRYAVIQDQPLWIVFKRDMVITLSQELIMNSFKTIDGRGVNVHIAGGACITIQYVTNIIIHGINIHDCKRTGNAMVRSSESHYGWRTMADGDGISIFGSSHIWIDHNSFSNCADGLIDAIMGSTAITISNNYMTHHNEAILLGHTDSYTRDKMMQVTIAYNHFGEGLIQRMPRCRHGYFHVVNNDYTHWEMYAIGGSANPTINSQGNRFLAPGNRFAKEVTKRVNAGKREWNDWNWRSQGDLMLNGAYFTSSGAGASANYARASSLAAKSSSLVGMLTSSSGALKCRIGTLC
- the LOC104719142 gene encoding putative pectate lyase 14 isoform X1, yielding MVVLRTLFSISAILLIILALCVHANARQDTRKSKHDSSRNTSTADNLSNGEWHEHAVKDPDEIAAMVDMSIRNSTYRRKLGFFSCSTGNPIDDCWRCDKKWHRQRKRLAGCAIGFGRNAVGGRDGRYYIVTDPSDHDPVNPKPGTLRYAVIQDQPLWIVFKRDMVITLSQELIMNSFKTIDGRGVNVHIAGGACITIQYVTNIIIHGINIHDCKRTGNAMVRSSESHYGWRTMADGDGISIFGSSHIWIDHNSFSNCADGLIDAIMGSTAITISNNYMTHHNEAILLGHTDSYTRDKMMQVTIAYNHFGEGLIQRMPRCRHGYFHVVNNDYTHWEMYAIGGSANPTINSQGNRFLAPGNRFAKEVTKRVNAGKREWNDWNWRSQGDLMLNGAYFTSSGAGASANYARASSLAAKSSSLVGMLTSSSGALKCRIGTLC